A stretch of Ligilactobacillus faecis DNA encodes these proteins:
- a CDS encoding transglycosylase domain-containing protein yields the protein MDNNNPKYSRTNGPKKNGRLKRNKQSQSSSKSKRSLWSKILLSLIAALVLAITVGALTFFAYARSAPKLSEQQLESAGSTVIYDSNGKKLMSLGTENRTYVSEKNIPTQLKDAVVSIEDRRFYQHHGVDPWRIVAAAMSNASSSSAGLQGGSTLDQQLIKLSYFSTKRSDQTLKRKAQEAWLALQLDRQYSKDQILTFYVNKVFMGDGCYGMQTAAKYYFGKTLDQLDLAQTALIAGIPNAPSSYNPYSSPELATKRRNEVLDAMVANKKISQTQANEAKNENVTTGLVEKSSTKTATTTEKIADPYIKQVIQEARQKGYDPYKDSLQIYTNLDMSVQKRLYEIANTDEYLNFPDDQLQVATTVIDPNNGNVVAMLGGRKTGDVTFGLNRAVQTDRTNGSTAKPLLDYAPAIEYLDWATYHMLKDTSYVYPGTNIQLYDFDHQYKGNMTMRQALVESRNVPAIRALSAVGITKAQNFISKMGFDYKKTLEYQNGIGLPSSTLQNAAAYASFANGGTYYEPQYIKEIVTGDGERKEFSSTGKQVMQSSTAYMITDMLKGVLTSPEGTGTKANIAGLYQAGKTGTNAYPSDIADKFPSNAAMDSWFNGYTKNYSISVWVGYDHQYEAGNYLDSNSIALASLLYKDIMTYVSQGRSNTDWKRPSNVYTRYINGVRELYLAGSAAPSSSLVDKASSTSRSSTSSASSSETSQTSSSTSESSTRSSETSSSSTSNESENQSSTSSQSSNESSSASSTSSVEPSSSSSAQSNQSAQNQNNGGNEQPQNQTPPANP from the coding sequence ATGGATAATAATAATCCTAAATACTCACGGACAAACGGTCCGAAGAAAAATGGTCGTTTAAAACGCAATAAACAAAGTCAATCATCTTCTAAAAGCAAACGATCACTGTGGTCAAAGATCCTTTTATCCTTGATCGCCGCTCTTGTTTTAGCGATAACAGTCGGCGCCTTAACTTTCTTTGCTTATGCGCGGAGTGCACCTAAGCTCAGTGAACAACAGCTTGAAAGTGCTGGTTCGACTGTCATTTATGACTCAAATGGTAAAAAATTGATGTCATTAGGAACTGAGAACCGTACTTATGTCTCAGAAAAAAATATCCCGACTCAACTCAAAGATGCAGTCGTTTCGATCGAAGACCGTCGTTTCTATCAACATCATGGTGTCGACCCGTGGCGGATCGTTGCAGCAGCCATGTCAAATGCTTCAAGCTCTTCAGCGGGGCTTCAAGGTGGTAGTACGCTTGACCAACAGTTGATCAAACTTTCTTATTTCTCGACTAAACGTTCTGATCAAACTCTCAAAAGAAAAGCTCAAGAAGCTTGGCTAGCCTTACAACTCGATCGCCAATATAGCAAAGATCAGATCTTGACATTTTATGTCAATAAAGTCTTTATGGGCGATGGTTGCTACGGGATGCAAACAGCTGCTAAATATTACTTTGGCAAGACCCTTGATCAGCTCGATCTTGCTCAAACAGCTTTGATCGCTGGGATCCCAAATGCACCTTCATCTTATAATCCGTATTCAAGTCCTGAGCTTGCAACAAAACGACGCAACGAAGTCTTAGATGCTATGGTCGCTAATAAAAAGATCAGTCAAACTCAAGCAAATGAAGCTAAAAACGAAAATGTCACAACTGGTCTAGTTGAAAAATCTTCAACGAAAACAGCAACTACGACTGAAAAGATCGCTGATCCGTATATCAAACAAGTTATCCAAGAAGCACGTCAAAAAGGGTACGATCCATATAAAGATAGCTTACAGATCTACACAAACTTAGATATGTCTGTTCAAAAACGCCTTTACGAGATCGCAAATACCGATGAATATCTCAACTTCCCAGACGACCAACTTCAAGTCGCAACAACAGTGATCGATCCCAACAACGGAAACGTGGTCGCCATGCTGGGAGGACGCAAAACAGGCGATGTTACTTTTGGTCTGAACCGGGCTGTCCAAACTGATCGTACAAATGGTTCGACAGCTAAACCGTTACTCGACTATGCTCCTGCGATCGAATATCTAGATTGGGCTACGTATCACATGTTGAAAGATACTAGTTATGTCTATCCAGGCACAAATATCCAATTATACGACTTCGATCATCAATATAAAGGCAACATGACGATGCGCCAAGCATTGGTCGAATCACGAAATGTTCCTGCGATCCGAGCTCTTTCAGCGGTCGGGATCACTAAGGCTCAAAACTTCATTTCAAAAATGGGCTTTGATTATAAAAAGACGCTTGAATATCAAAATGGGATCGGCTTACCATCATCAACCCTACAAAATGCCGCAGCCTACGCTTCCTTTGCCAACGGTGGGACATATTACGAACCACAATATATCAAGGAGATCGTCACTGGTGATGGTGAACGAAAAGAATTTTCAAGTACTGGCAAACAAGTTATGCAGTCTTCGACAGCTTACATGATCACTGATATGCTAAAAGGCGTGCTTACCTCTCCTGAAGGAACAGGAACAAAGGCAAATATCGCCGGTCTTTACCAAGCTGGTAAAACTGGGACGAACGCTTATCCATCTGATATCGCAGATAAGTTTCCTTCAAACGCTGCCATGGATTCTTGGTTCAATGGTTACACTAAAAACTATTCGATCTCAGTCTGGGTCGGTTATGACCATCAATACGAAGCTGGAAATTACCTCGACAGTAATTCGATCGCTTTAGCCTCTCTACTTTATAAAGACATTATGACTTATGTTTCCCAAGGTAGATCAAATACCGATTGGAAGCGTCCAAGTAATGTCTATACGCGTTATATCAATGGAGTTCGTGAACTTTATCTTGCTGGTTCAGCAGCGCCAAGTTCTTCCTTAGTCGATAAAGCAAGTTCTACTTCAAGATCTTCGACAAGCTCTGCTTCAAGTTCTGAGACAAGTCAAACTTCTTCATCCACAAGCGAAAGTTCTACGCGCTCGTCTGAGACCTCCTCAAGTTCTACTTCAAACGAAAGTGAAAATCAATCGTCGACTTCTTCGCAAAGTTCAAATGAATCAAGTTCGGCTAGCTCGACTAGTTCAGTGGAACCGTCCTCGAGTTCTAGTGCACAGTCGAATCAATCAGCTCAAAACCAAAATAACGGTGGCAATGAGCAACCGCAAAATCAAACTCCACCAGCCAATCCATAA
- the recU gene encoding Holliday junction resolvase RecU — MVFHYPNGDPYTQNDYPAKRIRHKNIIYSKRGMSLEDEINESNKFYLQTGIAVVHKKPTPVQIVDVYYPKRSAAVIQKAYFKQASTTDYNGVYNGKYLDFEAKETKNKTSFPLSNFHEHQVEHMRACQAQAGICFTIIKFVKHDQLFLLPAKTLFRYWDERLTGSKSIPKSVIASEGFEIQYGLHPRIPYLKYVDHLLEHEP, encoded by the coding sequence ATGGTCTTTCATTATCCAAATGGCGATCCCTATACGCAAAATGACTATCCCGCTAAAAGGATCAGACATAAAAATATTATCTATAGTAAACGAGGGATGTCACTAGAAGACGAGATAAACGAAAGCAATAAATTCTATCTTCAGACTGGGATCGCTGTTGTTCATAAAAAACCTACTCCTGTTCAGATCGTAGATGTCTATTATCCTAAGCGTAGCGCTGCTGTGATCCAAAAAGCCTACTTCAAACAGGCATCAACGACTGATTATAATGGAGTCTATAACGGAAAATACTTAGATTTTGAGGCAAAAGAAACTAAAAATAAAACGTCTTTTCCATTAAGTAATTTCCATGAGCATCAAGTTGAACATATGCGAGCTTGTCAAGCTCAAGCCGGGATCTGCTTTACGATCATCAAGTTCGTTAAACACGATCAACTATTTCTCCTTCCAGCTAAAACTCTTTTTCGCTACTGGGACGAACGCCTTACTGGCTCTAAATCGATCCCTAAAAGCGTGATCGCAAGTGAAGGGTTTGAGATCCAGTATGGACTCCATCCGCGGATCCCCTATTTAAAATATGTTGATCACTTACTCGAGCATGAACCTTAA
- a CDS encoding DUF1273 domain-containing protein: MRLWVTGYRSYELGIFKTDDKKIEVIKYALRQLFERKLDEELEWIISGGQLGVEQWALEAALDFTKENINVKTALMYPYAEFSKNWKEDKQLKLYELEQTVDFSASVSDKPYTSPVQLRNYQRFMVEHTDQAVLLYDPEYPGKAKYDHEFLQKTAHPFELIDMYQLQDAAEQYAEQQRIDYE, from the coding sequence ATGCGTTTGTGGGTCACAGGCTATCGTAGCTACGAACTTGGGATCTTTAAAACAGATGATAAAAAGATCGAAGTTATCAAATATGCTTTGCGCCAATTATTTGAACGCAAATTAGACGAGGAACTAGAGTGGATCATTTCTGGGGGGCAGCTAGGAGTAGAACAGTGGGCTTTAGAAGCTGCACTAGATTTTACTAAAGAAAACATCAATGTAAAAACAGCTTTGATGTATCCTTACGCCGAATTTTCTAAAAATTGGAAAGAAGATAAGCAACTCAAATTATACGAATTAGAGCAGACTGTTGATTTTTCGGCCAGTGTCAGTGACAAACCCTACACTTCACCCGTTCAATTACGAAATTACCAACGATTTATGGTAGAACATACAGATCAAGCGGTCTTGCTTTATGATCCGGAATATCCAGGCAAAGCTAAATATGACCACGAATTTCTTCAAAAGACCGCCCATCCTTTTGAATTGATCGATATGTATCAATTACAAGATGCAGCAGAACAATATGCAGAACAACAAAGGATCGACTATGAGTAA
- the gpsB gene encoding cell division regulator GpsB, with translation MENVNLTPKDIVNKHFTKGLRGYDQNEVDEYLDAVIQDYETYAKEVQRLQMENDRLVSKVDELTKQVAVGNSGQTTRPTTNVANMDVLKRLSNLERHVFGAQLDDESDRSNRF, from the coding sequence ATGGAAAATGTAAATCTTACGCCTAAGGACATCGTAAATAAACATTTTACTAAGGGCTTACGTGGGTATGACCAAAATGAAGTCGATGAATATCTTGATGCTGTTATTCAAGATTATGAAACTTATGCAAAAGAAGTGCAACGTCTTCAAATGGAAAATGACCGTTTAGTAAGTAAGGTCGATGAATTAACAAAACAAGTCGCTGTAGGTAACTCAGGTCAGACAACACGGCCAACAACAAATGTGGCGAATATGGATGTATTGAAACGTTTGTCCAATTTGGAACGGCACGTATTCGGTGCGCAACTCGATGATGAGAGTGACCGTAGTAATCGCTTTTAA
- a CDS encoding THUMP domain-containing class I SAM-dependent RNA methyltransferase has protein sequence MKQYDLIATCAAGIEAVTGNELRHLGYDVKVENGRVRFKGTIADILKTNLWLRTADRVKVIVGEFRATTFDELFERTKALAWEEYLPLDANFPVAGKSQKSKLHNVPSVQAIVKKAIVEKLSLIYHRRSFLPETGAKYPLEVALNKDRALLTLDTTGSSLFKRGYRLEKGGAPLKENMAAALVLLARWYPEKTFVDPVCGSGTLPIEAAMIGHNIAPGIKRNFVCETWDWIPDELVEVLRQDAQAQVKFDQELDICGYDIDGRMIEIAQKNAIAAGVDKSITFKQLAVKDFKTTKEYGVIVANPPYGERLSDAAGVHRLYREMGDVYRPLETWSKYILTSDLEFEKYYGQKATKRRKLYNGTLRTDLFQYWGRRKPRA, from the coding sequence ATGAAACAATATGATTTGATCGCAACTTGTGCGGCAGGGATCGAAGCCGTTACGGGTAATGAATTGCGCCATCTAGGCTATGATGTAAAAGTTGAAAATGGGCGTGTCCGCTTTAAAGGAACGATCGCAGATATTTTAAAAACGAATCTTTGGTTACGAACAGCTGACCGTGTCAAAGTCATTGTCGGTGAATTTCGGGCGACGACATTTGACGAACTCTTTGAACGGACAAAAGCCCTTGCTTGGGAAGAGTATTTACCGTTAGATGCTAATTTTCCGGTAGCTGGAAAATCGCAAAAGTCGAAACTTCATAATGTTCCAAGTGTGCAAGCGATCGTGAAAAAAGCGATCGTTGAGAAATTATCCTTGATCTATCATCGACGTTCTTTTTTACCAGAAACAGGGGCTAAATACCCATTGGAAGTAGCTTTGAATAAGGACCGCGCTTTATTGACGTTGGATACAACGGGAAGTAGCTTATTCAAACGAGGCTACCGTCTTGAAAAAGGTGGCGCGCCATTGAAAGAAAATATGGCTGCCGCTCTTGTGTTGCTAGCTCGGTGGTATCCTGAAAAAACATTTGTCGATCCTGTATGTGGTTCTGGAACACTTCCGATCGAAGCGGCCATGATCGGACATAATATCGCACCAGGGATCAAACGTAATTTTGTTTGTGAAACATGGGACTGGATCCCTGATGAACTTGTTGAAGTACTGCGACAAGATGCGCAGGCACAAGTCAAATTCGATCAAGAACTCGATATTTGTGGTTACGATATTGACGGACGGATGATCGAGATCGCTCAAAAAAATGCTATTGCAGCAGGTGTTGACAAAAGTATCACTTTCAAACAGCTAGCAGTCAAAGACTTTAAAACAACTAAAGAATATGGTGTGATCGTTGCTAATCCACCATATGGTGAACGTTTGAGCGATGCTGCAGGAGTCCACCGTTTGTATCGTGAAATGGGTGATGTTTATCGTCCGTTAGAAACTTGGAGCAAATACATTTTGACAAGTGATCTAGAGTTTGAAAAATATTACGGACAAAAGGCTACCAAAAGACGTAAATTATACAATGGAACTTTGCGAACCGATCTTTTCCAATATTGGGGAAGACGTAAACCACGTGCTTAA
- a CDS encoding RNase H family protein, whose amino-acid sequence MIKLYTDAAIKNDQVGLGILIVHNEHQYQLKQKTTAKNNHQAEFKAAIAGFSEVSKHFPAETLLFYSDSKIVIDSLEKNYSRSFAEELTQLNALRAELPLIIDQWIPDTQNKGAHNLALQALHA is encoded by the coding sequence ATGATCAAATTATATACTGACGCAGCCATCAAAAACGATCAGGTCGGTCTAGGGATCTTGATCGTTCACAACGAACATCAATATCAACTCAAACAAAAAACAACAGCCAAAAACAATCACCAAGCAGAGTTTAAAGCTGCGATCGCCGGCTTTTCAGAAGTAAGCAAACACTTTCCGGCTGAAACGCTCCTTTTTTATAGCGATAGTAAGATCGTGATCGATAGCCTCGAAAAAAATTATAGTCGCTCTTTTGCCGAGGAATTAACTCAATTAAATGCATTGCGGGCTGAACTTCCCTTGATCATCGATCAATGGATCCCCGATACTCAAAATAAAGGCGCACACAATCTCGCCCTCCAAGCACTCCATGCTTAA
- a CDS encoding EbsA family protein, with product MKQKFYCQPDIPTAVTCWSYTLMIFLTSLFLWLEITVFQIWTAISFGVFLLVVVLQVLRRKLILTEDEIVLKNVLALNNKTIKFKDIKQVSHTKYRLQISDRFRTYEVLMLPKSVTKAYDELKKFGF from the coding sequence TTGAAACAAAAATTTTATTGTCAACCTGATATCCCTACGGCAGTCACTTGTTGGTCGTATACTTTGATGATATTTTTAACAAGTCTATTTTTATGGTTAGAGATCACAGTTTTTCAGATCTGGACGGCGATCAGCTTCGGTGTTTTTTTGCTAGTCGTAGTTCTCCAAGTCTTGAGGCGGAAATTGATCTTGACTGAAGATGAGATCGTGCTAAAAAATGTTTTAGCCCTTAATAATAAAACAATCAAATTTAAAGATATCAAACAAGTGTCACATACAAAATATCGGTTACAGATCAGTGATCGATTTCGAACTTATGAAGTTTTGATGCTACCTAAAAGTGTGACAAAAGCTTACGACGAACTTAAAAAGTTCGGTTTTTAA
- a CDS encoding formate--tetrahydrofolate ligase, whose translation MKDIEIAQQSEMLPIVEVAKKAGLTEDEIEQYGPYKAKIKLPLVQKEKTKQKLILMTAVNPTPAGEGKSTVTVGLGDALSLLGKKTMIALREPSLGPVMGMKGGATGGGYSQVVPMEDINLHFTGDMHALTTANNTLAALVDNHIYQGNKLNIDQRRVIWKRVLDINDRALRNIVIGLGGITQGIPREDGFDITVASEMMAILCLAKDIEDLKKRIGAIVVGYTFDRKPVTVDELGVTGAIALLLKDALKPNLVQTLAHTPAIVHGGPFANIAHGCNSVLATRTALELADYTVTEAGFGADLGAEKFLDIKAPQLGKYPDTIVIVATVRALKMNGGIAKDQLDKEDVEALQRGSENLKRHIKSMKRYGIPVVVAINQFTADTKVELETLKAICATVDTPAVVADVWGQGGKGALELAEVVAKTCEKPVQVQKLYAREDSLEEKITKIVTEIYGGKDVQLSPKALRQLAQFKELGWDKLPVCMAKTQYSLSDDPKALGAPVDFTIHVREFVPKLGAGFIVALTGNVLTMPGLPKVPAAMGMDLASDGTVTGLY comes from the coding sequence GTGAAAGATATTGAAATTGCACAACAAAGTGAGATGTTACCGATCGTTGAGGTCGCTAAAAAAGCTGGGTTAACTGAAGATGAGATCGAACAATACGGTCCGTATAAGGCGAAGATCAAATTACCGTTAGTACAAAAAGAAAAAACAAAACAAAAATTGATCTTAATGACAGCTGTCAATCCAACACCGGCTGGGGAAGGAAAGTCAACAGTAACGGTTGGTTTAGGTGATGCGCTTAGTTTATTAGGTAAAAAAACAATGATCGCTCTACGTGAACCGTCTTTAGGACCGGTAATGGGGATGAAAGGTGGTGCAACTGGAGGGGGCTATTCTCAAGTTGTACCAATGGAAGATATCAATCTTCATTTCACAGGCGATATGCATGCATTGACAACTGCTAATAATACGTTAGCTGCTTTAGTCGATAATCATATTTATCAAGGAAATAAATTGAATATCGATCAGCGGCGTGTTATTTGGAAACGTGTTTTAGATATCAATGATCGAGCTTTACGAAATATCGTGATCGGTCTTGGGGGGATCACCCAAGGTATTCCTCGTGAAGATGGATTTGATATCACAGTAGCTTCAGAAATGATGGCGATCTTATGTTTAGCTAAAGATATCGAGGATCTTAAAAAACGGATCGGAGCGATCGTAGTTGGCTATACATTTGACCGCAAACCAGTGACTGTTGATGAATTAGGTGTGACTGGGGCGATCGCACTCTTATTGAAGGATGCGTTGAAACCTAATTTAGTCCAAACGCTAGCTCATACACCAGCGATCGTTCATGGAGGACCATTTGCTAATATCGCACATGGATGTAACAGTGTTTTGGCAACAAGAACTGCACTTGAATTAGCTGATTATACGGTAACTGAGGCTGGCTTTGGAGCTGACCTTGGTGCAGAAAAGTTTTTAGATATCAAAGCGCCACAGTTAGGTAAATATCCAGATACGATCGTGATCGTTGCAACTGTTCGAGCCCTTAAGATGAACGGGGGGATCGCTAAAGATCAGCTTGATAAAGAAGATGTTGAAGCTTTGCAAAGAGGTTCTGAAAACTTAAAACGGCATATCAAGAGCATGAAACGCTATGGGATCCCGGTAGTTGTGGCGATCAACCAATTCACAGCTGATACAAAAGTTGAATTAGAGACATTAAAAGCGATCTGTGCGACTGTAGATACACCAGCAGTCGTAGCAGATGTTTGGGGTCAAGGTGGCAAAGGAGCATTGGAACTAGCTGAAGTTGTCGCAAAAACTTGTGAAAAACCTGTGCAAGTCCAAAAACTGTACGCTAGAGAAGACAGTTTAGAAGAAAAGATCACCAAGATCGTGACTGAGATCTATGGTGGAAAAGATGTTCAGTTGAGTCCGAAAGCTTTGCGACAACTAGCACAATTTAAAGAGCTTGGTTGGGATAAATTACCTGTCTGCATGGCCAAAACGCAATACTCACTATCAGATGATCCAAAAGCATTAGGTGCGCCGGTTGATTTTACGATCCATGTACGCGAATTTGTTCCTAAGTTAGGCGCTGGATTTATCGTAGCTTTGACAGGTAACGTTTTGACGATGCCAGGTCTACCTAAAGTTCCAGCGGCGATGGGAATGGATCTAGCTTCAGACGGTACAGTCACAGGACTTTACTAG
- the lspA gene encoding signal peptidase II, translating into MPLYILLIGMIVLLDQLMKYFIQANIPLNVSYEVIPGVLSIGHVRNYGAAWSMMLGQRWFFIVIGLLALVVLSYYLKKLYQNWLYALGFAFLISGTLGNLLDRLLTGYVVDMFELDFINFPVFNIADCALTLGVIVVLIAMMRDKEGLFV; encoded by the coding sequence ATGCCACTATATATTTTGCTGATCGGGATGATAGTTTTACTTGATCAACTGATGAAATACTTTATTCAAGCAAATATTCCGTTAAATGTCAGTTATGAAGTTATTCCTGGAGTACTTTCGATCGGACATGTGCGTAATTATGGTGCTGCCTGGAGCATGATGTTAGGGCAACGCTGGTTTTTTATCGTGATCGGCTTGCTTGCGCTAGTTGTTTTAAGTTATTATTTGAAAAAATTGTATCAAAATTGGCTTTATGCTTTAGGGTTTGCATTTTTGATCAGTGGAACACTTGGAAATTTGCTCGACCGTTTACTAACGGGGTATGTTGTCGATATGTTCGAATTGGATTTTATCAATTTTCCCGTCTTTAATATTGCTGATTGTGCCTTGACGTTAGGAGTGATCGTTGTTTTGATCGCGATGATGCGAGATAAAGAAGGTCTATTTGTATAA